In the Perca flavescens isolate YP-PL-M2 chromosome 20, PFLA_1.0, whole genome shotgun sequence genome, one interval contains:
- the ankrd6a gene encoding uncharacterized protein ankrd6a, with protein MDVHVPAKAQYYKLLPSQSVEQSVADADLESLPLLSVVSGDSSTSLATYVNILPSKSTYSLGCPETEQMGSRTYFEMKVDRPPDDYENTGVFAANHTSGPLLGSVDPLWHPAGVQDSPTAAAMPLCGEGLSTSPSSSSQSTISAQGPRLIQHQEQDRRHFGELMSARRRVGIHSEGARTLEFFINRPAEPTFSQERNNQHAVEVTQRFFETVSTQLERWYERKMAELEQQTALRAQQDRNELLQQIGTLEEELQRLRTNENAES; from the exons ATGGATGTCCACGTCCCAGCCAAAGCCCAGTATTACAAACTCCTCCCCTCACAGTCTGTGGAGCAGTCGGTAGCAGACGCTGACCTGGAGTCGCTCCCCCTGCTGTCGGTGGTGTCTGGAGACAGCAGCACTTCACTGGCTACCTACGTCAACATCCTGCCGTCTAAATCTACCTACAGTCTGGGATGCCCAGAGACGGAGCAGATGGGGAGCAGGACATACTTTGAAATGAAAGTGGACAGGCCCCCAG ATGACTATGAGAACACAGGCGTGTTTGCTGCCAACCACACCTCAGGCCCCCTGCTGGGCTCTGTCGACCCCCTCTGGCATCCTGCGGGAGTGCAGGACAGTCCCACAGCAGCAGCGATGCCTCTGTGTGGGGAGGGCCTCTCCACcagccccagcagcagcagccagtcCACCATCAGCGCCCAGGGACCCAGACTGATCCAACATCAGGAACAAGACAGGAGACACTTTGGAGAGCTGATGAGTGCGCGCAGGCGTGTAGGGATACATAGTGAGGGCGCCAGAACGCTGGAGTTCTTCATCAACCGCCCCGCTGAGCCCACGTTCAGCCAGGAGAGGAACAATCAGCACGCTGTGGAG GTGACTCAGCGTTTCTTCGAGACGGTGTCGACTCAGTTGGAACGTTGGTACGAGAGGAAGATGGCCGAGTTGGAGCAGCAGACGGCGCTCAGAGCCCAGCAGGACAGGAACGAGCTACTGCAGCAAATAGGCACGCTGGAGGAGGAGCTTCAGAGGCTGAGGACCAATGAGAATGCAGAAAGCTGA